A window of Exiguobacterium sp. FSL W8-0210 contains these coding sequences:
- a CDS encoding xanthine phosphoribosyltransferase: MKRLHDMINQEGIVLSDQVLKVDAFLNHQVDPTLMWEIAYEFMDRFQDAGITRILTIEAGGIAPAMMTALRLGVPMVYARKTKSVTLNEGTISAEVFSFTKQQTSTITVAEKYLQPGERVLIIDDFLANGEAAFGLARLVEQAGAEVAGFGIVIEKSFQPGRQKLIDAGFRVESLARVESLKDGKATFVNSVTI, encoded by the coding sequence GTCTACACGACATGATTAATCAAGAGGGAATCGTCTTATCGGATCAAGTATTGAAAGTGGATGCCTTTTTAAACCACCAGGTCGACCCGACCTTGATGTGGGAAATCGCCTATGAGTTCATGGACCGCTTCCAAGATGCCGGTATCACGCGGATTTTGACAATCGAAGCAGGTGGTATTGCCCCGGCAATGATGACGGCGCTCCGTTTAGGTGTACCAATGGTCTATGCCCGTAAGACGAAATCCGTCACCTTGAATGAAGGGACGATTTCAGCTGAAGTCTTCTCGTTTACGAAACAACAGACGAGTACGATTACGGTTGCAGAAAAATACCTGCAACCAGGTGAGCGTGTCTTGATCATTGACGATTTCCTCGCAAACGGGGAAGCGGCATTTGGTCTTGCTCGCCTCGTTGAACAGGCAGGTGCAGAAGTTGCCGGTTTTGGAATCGTCATTGAAAAGTCGTTCCAACCGGGACGTCAAAAACTGATCGACGCTGGATTCCGTGTCGAGTCACTCGCTCGCGTGGAGTCGTTGAAGGACGGAAAAGCGACGTTCGTCAATTCGGTGACCATATGA
- a CDS encoding nucleobase:cation symporter-2 family protein — MRLSNFKAASLGLQHVLAMYTGAAVVPLIVGSAIGLSGEELAYLVAIDLFMCGVATLLQVLVTKYTGVGLPVVLGCTFTAVGPMIAIGSLQGITAIYGALIASGLIILVISGWFSKIAVLFPPVVLGSVVTIIGISLIPAAINDIGGGQGAKDFGDARYLGLAGLTIVLILILNRYGTVFSKAAAVLIAVMISTLVAFGMGMIDFSPVAEASWFQMVTPFYFGVPTFNATAILTMTLVGLVSMVESTGVFLTLGEITDRRLTDKDLARGYRAEGVATIVGGIFNSFPYTTYSQNVGLVQLTGVKTRKVILFAGGFLILLGFLPKVATFTTLIPKPVLGGAMLIMFGTVAATGIRILSRVDFSKNEHVITVALALGIGLGISMNPEIVAGLPSQIRVLTDSPIVAGSLTALLLNGIFRLTGKSETADVPLAKVD, encoded by the coding sequence ATGAGACTATCAAACTTCAAAGCCGCTAGTCTCGGACTTCAGCATGTGCTTGCGATGTACACCGGAGCAGCTGTTGTTCCGCTGATCGTCGGGAGTGCGATCGGATTGTCGGGAGAAGAACTCGCTTATTTAGTGGCGATTGATCTTTTCATGTGTGGCGTAGCGACCTTATTACAAGTACTCGTCACGAAATACACAGGTGTCGGTCTTCCTGTCGTGCTCGGTTGTACCTTCACGGCAGTCGGTCCGATGATCGCGATCGGTAGTCTTCAAGGGATCACGGCGATTTACGGTGCTTTGATTGCGAGTGGGCTGATCATTCTCGTCATCTCAGGCTGGTTCAGTAAGATTGCAGTCCTGTTTCCGCCAGTCGTCCTTGGTTCTGTCGTGACGATCATCGGCATTTCCTTGATTCCGGCTGCAATCAATGACATCGGAGGCGGACAGGGCGCGAAGGACTTTGGTGACGCACGTTATCTCGGACTCGCTGGACTGACGATCGTCTTGATTTTAATCTTGAATCGCTATGGAACTGTTTTCTCAAAAGCAGCAGCCGTCTTGATTGCTGTGATGATCAGTACACTCGTTGCGTTCGGAATGGGGATGATCGACTTCAGTCCGGTGGCGGAAGCGTCATGGTTCCAAATGGTGACACCGTTTTACTTCGGTGTACCGACATTCAATGCGACCGCTATCTTGACGATGACGCTCGTGGGTCTCGTCTCGATGGTCGAATCGACAGGTGTATTCTTGACACTTGGTGAGATCACGGATCGTCGCTTGACGGATAAGGATCTAGCGCGTGGCTACCGGGCAGAAGGGGTTGCAACGATCGTTGGCGGTATCTTCAATAGTTTCCCGTATACGACCTACAGCCAAAACGTCGGTCTGGTTCAGTTGACTGGCGTGAAGACACGTAAAGTCATCTTATTTGCGGGCGGATTTTTAATCTTGCTCGGCTTCTTACCAAAAGTGGCGACGTTTACGACATTGATTCCAAAACCCGTCCTGGGTGGGGCAATGTTGATCATGTTCGGAACGGTCGCAGCGACCGGGATTCGTATTCTGTCCCGGGTCGATTTCTCGAAAAATGAACACGTCATCACGGTGGCACTCGCGCTCGGAATTGGTTTAGGAATCAGCATGAATCCGGAGATCGTAGCCGGTCTCCCGTCACAAATCCGTGTCTTGACGGATAGCCCAATCGTCGCGGGATCGCTGACGGCATTATTACTGAATGGCATCTTCCGATTGACCGGGAAGTCCGAGACAGCAGATGTACCACTTGCTAAAGTTGATTAA
- a CDS encoding amino acid permease, protein MKQQTELNRGLEERHITLMSLGAAIGVGLFLGSAKAIQLAGPGILLGYLIGGIIIFIIMRALGELTVREPVAGSFAEYARKYVSPLAGFLTGWNYWLLWIFTCMAEITAVGIYMKVWFPDSQGWVWALAALVLMTSINFIAVKFYGEFEFWFALIKIVAIVAMIILGTLTIVIGLGNGGTPVGISNLWSHGGFLPNGFTGVLLAMQMVMFAFLGIEVIGVTAGEAKNPKKTIRKAVNNVFLRILVFYIGALFVILSIYPWDQVGANNSSPFVLLFDSLGIPAAAGIINFVVLTAALSSCNSGIFSTARMMMNLSENSEAPRRFSKISKNGVPALATILSGVALLVGVALNYFLPEDVFAIVTSIATFGAVWTWAMILIAQMRARKVHGSAEFAVPFFPVANYIALAALAGVIVLMAFDASTRIALVVGPLWYAILIAVYYARGMHKETRQSIRKASGE, encoded by the coding sequence ATGAAACAACAGACAGAGTTGAATCGGGGACTGGAAGAACGTCATATTACACTAATGTCGCTGGGGGCGGCAATCGGTGTCGGACTCTTCCTCGGGTCAGCGAAAGCGATCCAACTGGCAGGTCCAGGGATCTTACTTGGTTATCTGATCGGTGGTATTATCATCTTCATCATCATGCGAGCACTTGGGGAGCTTACGGTGCGGGAGCCGGTAGCTGGTAGTTTTGCGGAGTATGCCCGGAAGTATGTCAGTCCATTAGCTGGTTTTTTAACAGGTTGGAATTATTGGTTACTCTGGATTTTTACGTGTATGGCGGAAATCACAGCAGTCGGTATTTACATGAAAGTATGGTTCCCGGATTCCCAGGGCTGGGTATGGGCACTAGCAGCACTTGTCTTGATGACGAGCATCAACTTCATTGCTGTTAAATTTTATGGTGAATTCGAATTTTGGTTTGCGTTGATTAAAATCGTCGCGATCGTCGCCATGATCATCTTAGGAACTTTGACGATCGTCATTGGTCTTGGGAACGGCGGCACACCAGTTGGGATTTCGAACCTGTGGTCACATGGTGGATTCCTACCGAACGGGTTCACTGGTGTACTTCTTGCCATGCAGATGGTCATGTTTGCGTTCTTAGGAATTGAAGTGATTGGGGTCACAGCAGGGGAAGCGAAGAACCCGAAGAAAACGATTCGAAAAGCTGTTAACAACGTCTTCCTTCGGATTTTAGTATTCTACATCGGTGCGCTCTTCGTCATTTTATCGATTTATCCGTGGGATCAAGTCGGAGCGAACAATAGTAGTCCGTTCGTATTACTATTTGATTCACTTGGTATTCCAGCAGCAGCCGGCATCATCAACTTCGTTGTCTTAACGGCAGCACTCTCGTCATGTAACTCCGGTATCTTCTCGACAGCCCGGATGATGATGAACTTATCCGAGAACAGTGAAGCACCACGTCGTTTCTCGAAAATCTCGAAAAACGGTGTCCCGGCACTGGCGACGATTCTTTCAGGTGTCGCGTTGCTCGTTGGTGTCGCTTTGAACTACTTCTTACCGGAAGACGTCTTTGCGATCGTTACGAGTATCGCGACGTTTGGAGCCGTTTGGACGTGGGCGATGATTCTGATCGCCCAGATGCGGGCGCGGAAAGTACATGGTTCAGCAGAATTCGCTGTTCCGTTCTTCCCGGTCGCCAACTATATCGCCCTCGCGGCACTTGCTGGTGTCATCGTCTTAATGGCATTTGACGCAAGTACACGCATCGCTTTGGTCGTTGGACCATTGTGGTACGCGATTTTGATTGCCGTCTATTATGCACGGGGAATGCATAAGGAGACACGTCAATCGATCCGGAAAGCATCAGGGGAATAA
- a CDS encoding rhodanese-like domain-containing protein, which yields MKTIHVDELQERLEAGEALHVVDVREQDEYDAGHIPNVRFLPMSEIGERYTELQEGETYYLICKAGARSENVGRFLEQYGYDIVNVEGGMMNWKGDQEA from the coding sequence ATGAAAACGATTCATGTAGACGAGTTACAAGAGCGATTAGAGGCAGGCGAGGCGTTACACGTCGTTGACGTCCGGGAGCAGGATGAATACGATGCAGGACATATTCCGAACGTCCGCTTCCTTCCGATGTCTGAGATCGGTGAACGCTATACGGAGCTGCAAGAAGGTGAAACCTACTACTTAATCTGTAAAGCGGGCGCACGGAGTGAAAATGTCGGTCGTTTCCTCGAGCAATATGGATACGACATCGTCAACGTCGAAGGCGGCATGATGAACTGGAAGGGCGATCAAGAAGCATAA
- a CDS encoding methyl-accepting chemotaxis protein: protein MEQKIKRTMSIKQKLILTSILLLVIPALVIGFVAYNQAKQTMTEQILQSAHGGVDRMNDEIQNIIDPMRRDVAFFADRIDGTLYQKGKQNTALKEKMTEYLDMHPQAANIYFATTEGDMNIFPEQVMPEDYDPRERPWYQSAEAAGGKVVITDPYVDAASNKMMVTLSQTTGNGRGVVAIDVDVDRIAEIAKKIKIGKEGYVTILDSNKKFVTHPTLKPGEKATGNWVAPLYADPAGQFSYEFENEGKQMDFMTNDLTKWKITGTLYDHEITDATSSILWTTLAVIGGMLLVAAVFIYFILRSILRPLGHLTREAERIQSGDLTEPVIVESNDEVGQVAQSFNVMVDSLRSIIINLDQSITQVAGSSQELMANSAQTTSASEQIAGSIQQVAAGADQSKRQLDANAVSLQSITAGIMRIAESSTDVSELSRSTATEAENGTVAVLQNVQQMKEIDADRLENRTCRSTHVDVLHHGGSFGTSSCSSSGRLSNRWNPSVWRLDSRSCSKFSLADGRIIAQLVYVCRRISALYALAS from the coding sequence ATGGAACAAAAGATCAAACGCACGATGAGCATCAAACAAAAATTAATTCTGACATCCATTCTCCTATTAGTAATTCCAGCGCTCGTGATCGGATTTGTTGCCTACAATCAGGCGAAACAAACGATGACGGAGCAAATTCTACAATCGGCACATGGTGGAGTCGATCGGATGAACGACGAGATTCAGAATATTATTGATCCGATGCGACGCGATGTCGCCTTTTTTGCGGACCGGATTGACGGAACGCTCTATCAAAAAGGAAAACAAAATACAGCGTTAAAGGAAAAAATGACGGAATACCTCGACATGCATCCGCAGGCAGCGAACATCTACTTCGCGACGACGGAAGGGGATATGAACATTTTCCCGGAACAGGTCATGCCTGAGGATTATGACCCACGTGAACGCCCGTGGTATCAGTCAGCGGAAGCAGCAGGTGGAAAAGTCGTCATCACCGATCCATACGTCGATGCGGCCTCGAACAAGATGATGGTCACGCTCTCGCAGACGACAGGCAACGGAAGAGGTGTCGTCGCGATTGATGTCGATGTCGACCGCATCGCGGAAATCGCGAAAAAGATTAAAATCGGCAAGGAAGGTTATGTGACGATTCTCGATTCGAATAAAAAGTTCGTCACGCACCCGACGTTAAAACCAGGTGAAAAAGCGACAGGGAACTGGGTTGCACCACTCTATGCGGATCCAGCCGGACAATTTTCGTATGAATTCGAAAATGAAGGCAAACAGATGGACTTCATGACAAATGACCTGACGAAGTGGAAGATTACCGGAACCCTGTACGATCATGAAATCACCGATGCGACGTCGAGCATTCTTTGGACGACACTTGCTGTCATTGGCGGAATGTTACTCGTCGCAGCCGTCTTCATTTACTTCATCCTTCGCTCGATTCTTCGCCCACTCGGTCATTTGACACGTGAGGCAGAACGGATTCAGTCTGGTGATTTAACGGAACCGGTCATCGTTGAATCAAACGATGAAGTTGGACAGGTCGCACAAAGCTTTAACGTCATGGTCGACTCACTCCGCTCGATCATCATTAATCTCGATCAGTCAATCACACAAGTGGCCGGTTCGTCACAGGAATTAATGGCGAACTCTGCTCAGACGACGTCCGCATCGGAACAGATTGCGGGATCGATTCAACAGGTCGCAGCGGGGGCCGATCAGTCAAAACGTCAACTCGATGCGAACGCGGTCTCGCTCCAGTCGATTACAGCCGGCATCATGCGGATCGCTGAGAGCTCAACAGATGTGTCAGAGCTATCACGTTCAACGGCAACAGAAGCTGAGAACGGAACGGTTGCTGTACTGCAAAATGTTCAGCAGATGAAAGAAATCGATGCCGATCGGCTGGAAAATCGGACTTGTCGTAGCACTCATGTGGATGTGTTACATCATGGCGGATCTTTCGGAACGTCGTCGTGTTCTTCATCCGGTCGTCTTTCGAATCGGTGGAATCCTAGCGTTTGGCGCCTCGATTCTCGTAGTTGTTCAAAGTTTTCACTTGCCGATGGAAGGATCATTGCTCAGTTGGTGTATGTTTGTCGCCGCATTAGTGCATTATATGCTTTGGCGTCATGA
- a CDS encoding GDYXXLXY domain-containing protein codes for MKRYLMPVLQTCAVGLLIVSFFATSWFGTSYCFRAEPFDPFDPVYGEYVMLQYPDLKPGPTIQNGRVYVSFKTDASGYAQIDRISNERFFGSVAGDYYDQYVSIPQLTQYYVEQGSGKQYEKAKALEVRADVSPWGTIRTTNLKISE; via the coding sequence ATGAAGCGCTATTTAATGCCTGTATTGCAGACGTGCGCCGTTGGTCTGTTGATCGTCAGCTTTTTTGCGACCTCCTGGTTCGGAACATCGTACTGTTTTCGGGCAGAGCCGTTTGATCCGTTTGATCCCGTTTACGGTGAATACGTGATGCTTCAGTATCCGGATTTAAAACCAGGTCCGACGATTCAAAATGGGCGTGTTTATGTCAGCTTCAAGACAGATGCTTCTGGTTATGCTCAAATCGACCGGATTTCGAATGAACGATTCTTCGGAAGTGTTGCTGGCGACTATTACGATCAATACGTGTCGATTCCACAGTTGACGCAATATTATGTCGAACAGGGAAGCGGAAAACAATACGAGAAAGCTAAAGCACTAGAAGTCCGTGCGGATGTGTCACCATGGGGAACGATCCGGACGACGAATTTAAAAATTTCTGAATAA
- a CDS encoding SAM hydrolase/SAM-dependent halogenase family protein, whose amino-acid sequence MAEALVLQSDFGVSDGAVSAMYGVAHSINPEIRIFDLTHDIPPFHIWEASYRLLQTVPYWTEQTVFVSVVDPGVGSSRKSVVARTHANQYIITPDNGTLTHLWQAGYIAEVRQLDDRRHRLPRMGESYTFHGRDIFAFTGARLSSHVITFEEVGPILLASDIVLLDRTVASSSDTGVTGIVEILDVRFGNVWTNIPVALVRQAGLDIGSHVKVMISYRERIVYEQTLLFGHSFADVPVGSGVVYINSLDQIALALNQGSFAHAFEVGIGNDWSVNVQHIKGGDRT is encoded by the coding sequence ATGGCAGAAGCATTGGTATTGCAATCAGACTTTGGCGTGAGTGACGGGGCAGTGAGTGCGATGTATGGAGTAGCCCACAGCATCAATCCGGAGATTCGGATTTTTGATTTGACGCACGACATTCCACCGTTCCACATTTGGGAAGCGTCCTATCGGTTACTGCAGACGGTACCGTACTGGACGGAGCAAACGGTGTTCGTTTCTGTCGTTGATCCAGGAGTCGGATCAAGTCGAAAGAGTGTCGTCGCGCGGACGCATGCGAATCAATACATCATCACACCGGATAACGGAACGTTGACGCATCTTTGGCAAGCCGGATACATTGCTGAAGTGAGGCAACTCGATGATCGACGGCATCGCTTACCGCGGATGGGGGAATCGTATACGTTCCACGGACGAGATATCTTTGCCTTCACGGGAGCTCGATTATCAAGCCATGTCATCACCTTCGAGGAAGTGGGACCCATTTTACTTGCTTCGGACATCGTTTTGCTCGACCGGACAGTTGCCTCGTCGTCGGATACCGGTGTTACTGGTATCGTCGAGATTCTCGATGTTCGCTTCGGAAATGTCTGGACGAATATTCCGGTCGCTCTCGTCCGTCAGGCGGGTCTCGACATTGGCAGCCACGTCAAGGTAATGATTTCGTATCGGGAACGAATCGTCTATGAACAGACACTCCTCTTTGGTCATTCGTTCGCCGACGTACCAGTCGGTTCAGGCGTCGTTTACATCAATTCGCTAGATCAGATTGCTCTTGCCTTGAATCAAGGTTCGTTTGCGCATGCATTTGAGGTTGGGATCGGAAATGATTGGAGTGTTAACGTACAACATATTAAAGGAGGAGATCGAACATGA
- a CDS encoding ECF-type riboflavin transporter substrate-binding protein, with amino-acid sequence MKGFTTKQIVATGIGAAVFIILSRFAAIPTGVPNTSIETAYAFLAFMAVLFGPVTAGLIGLIGHGLKDAILYGSPWWSWVIVSGFVGFGIGLIANRIRLEEGGLTTRKIVLFNVTQAIVQAIGWIIIAPVLDILIYSEPANKVFVQGAVAATSNILTVGVIGTLLLVTYAKTRSKAGSLKREV; translated from the coding sequence ATGAAAGGATTTACGACAAAACAGATCGTCGCAACCGGGATCGGAGCAGCTGTATTCATCATTTTAAGTCGATTCGCTGCGATTCCGACAGGCGTACCGAACACGTCGATCGAGACAGCCTATGCATTTCTCGCATTCATGGCAGTTTTGTTCGGACCGGTCACAGCCGGTTTGATTGGTTTAATCGGTCATGGATTAAAAGATGCGATTTTATATGGTTCCCCGTGGTGGAGTTGGGTCATCGTCTCCGGCTTCGTCGGGTTTGGCATCGGATTGATCGCTAACCGGATTCGTCTAGAAGAAGGCGGATTGACGACACGCAAAATCGTCTTATTCAATGTCACACAAGCCATCGTGCAAGCGATCGGTTGGATCATCATTGCACCGGTACTCGATATCTTAATTTACTCGGAGCCAGCGAATAAAGTCTTCGTCCAAGGTGCTGTCGCTGCGACATCAAATATCTTGACAGTCGGTGTCATTGGAACGTTGTTACTCGTCACCTATGCCAAAACAAGAAGTAAAGCAGGCAGCTTGAAACGCGAAGTTTGA
- a CDS encoding ABC transporter ATP-binding protein, with protein MTNVIEFQDFSFTYRSQSEPTLRQIQLTIQAGERVLIVGPSGSGKSTLAQCINGLIPFSYPGTWEGQVLIKGQDARELSLFDRSLHIGTVLQDPDAQFVGLSVGEDIAFALENKQTRRPEMQEIVERVARMTDVEALLHARLNDLSGGQRQRAALAGVLVEDADILLFDEPLANLDPVAGQEAMALMDRLQRDTNRTLIVVEHRIEDVLVIPFDRIIVMVDGEIIADDHPDVILSNGVLQQAILREPLYVSAARWAGLAVQPSDQPSRIDPFLKQFNQTDVLERLEEAPQKETVTSTAWLELEQLAFHYRQGTPVLENVTASFQKGTLTTIVGQNGAGKSTLAKVLSGYQRTTGGRILLDGTDITNQSIAERAGAIGFVLQNPNHMISKHLVQEEIRYGMQALGLSEAEENERLEQTLRRCGLYPFRNWPIQALSFGQKKRVTIASILVRRPDILILDEPTAGQDYRHYSDMMDFLEGLKQDGMTLLIITHDMHLVLEYSDQVCLVQAGRIRYAGTSFGLLNQEQLLHHAHLKQTSLFTIAQYLDIDPERFVESVITTERKEREQWL; from the coding sequence ATGACAAACGTGATTGAATTTCAGGATTTTTCATTTACATATCGGAGTCAGTCGGAACCGACACTCCGGCAGATTCAGTTAACGATTCAAGCAGGAGAACGCGTCTTAATCGTTGGACCGTCGGGTTCAGGAAAAAGTACGCTCGCCCAGTGCATCAATGGGTTGATTCCGTTCTCGTACCCGGGAACGTGGGAAGGACAGGTCTTGATCAAAGGACAAGATGCCCGGGAGTTATCGTTATTTGATCGTTCGTTGCATATTGGCACGGTGTTACAGGATCCAGATGCGCAGTTCGTTGGTTTATCGGTTGGCGAAGACATCGCCTTTGCGCTCGAGAACAAACAGACTAGGCGACCAGAAATGCAGGAAATCGTCGAACGCGTCGCACGAATGACGGATGTCGAGGCGCTCTTGCACGCACGATTGAATGATCTATCAGGCGGACAACGGCAACGGGCAGCATTAGCCGGAGTCCTCGTCGAAGATGCGGACATTTTACTGTTTGATGAACCGCTCGCGAATCTCGATCCGGTAGCGGGACAAGAAGCGATGGCGCTTATGGATCGACTGCAACGTGATACGAACCGCACACTGATCGTCGTCGAACATCGAATCGAGGATGTACTCGTCATTCCGTTTGACCGCATCATCGTCATGGTCGATGGGGAAATCATTGCCGATGACCATCCGGATGTCATCTTAAGCAATGGCGTGCTTCAACAAGCGATTTTACGTGAACCTCTCTATGTCAGTGCCGCGCGCTGGGCTGGGCTTGCCGTTCAACCTTCAGATCAGCCGAGCCGCATCGACCCCTTTTTAAAGCAGTTCAATCAGACGGACGTGTTGGAGCGTTTAGAGGAAGCGCCTCAAAAAGAGACTGTAACCTCTACTGCATGGCTCGAACTTGAACAGTTGGCGTTTCATTATCGCCAAGGAACGCCGGTGCTTGAGAACGTGACAGCCTCTTTTCAAAAGGGAACGCTGACGACGATCGTCGGTCAGAATGGTGCCGGGAAATCCACGCTTGCGAAAGTGTTGAGTGGTTACCAACGGACGACAGGTGGTCGGATCCTACTTGACGGAACCGACATCACGAACCAATCGATCGCAGAGCGGGCGGGGGCGATCGGATTCGTTCTGCAAAATCCGAATCATATGATTTCGAAGCACCTCGTGCAGGAGGAAATCCGCTACGGGATGCAGGCGCTCGGATTAAGTGAGGCGGAAGAAAACGAGCGTCTCGAGCAGACATTACGTCGTTGCGGATTATATCCGTTTCGTAATTGGCCGATTCAAGCACTGAGTTTTGGTCAGAAGAAACGAGTGACGATTGCTTCGATTCTCGTTCGACGACCGGATATCTTGATTCTCGATGAACCAACAGCCGGTCAAGATTATCGGCATTATTCGGATATGATGGACTTTTTAGAAGGATTGAAGCAGGACGGGATGACGTTACTCATCATCACGCATGACATGCATCTCGTCTTAGAATACAGCGATCAAGTCTGCCTCGTGCAAGCCGGGCGTATTCGTTATGCTGGGACATCATTTGGACTGCTGAATCAAGAACAATTACTGCATCACGCCCATTTAAAACAAACATCACTCTTTACGATAGCGCAATATCTTGATATAGACCCGGAACGATTCGTCGAGTCCGTGATTACGACGGAGCGAAAGGAGCGGGAACAATGGCTGTAG
- a CDS encoding energy-coupling factor transporter transmembrane component T family protein, whose product MAVEMLGYIEKKSPIHRLTGTTKLIGFLLFTTATMFTYDTRVLLVMGLVSIVLFRLSRIQFREVRFVLIFTALFVLINALAVYLFEPEQGVAIYGSRHVLLEGIGRFTVTAEQLFYLFNLILKYSVIVPIAVLFLVTTHPTEFASSLNRIGVSYKIAFAVSLALRYIPDVQTDFRTIANAQEARGIAVSHGSVWQRARNSIQILLPLLFTSLERIETVSNAMDLRGFGAGRKRTWYNQQTMTRIDYVAIGCVLLLTVLSFVVTFYDGNRFYNPF is encoded by the coding sequence ATGGCTGTAGAAATGCTTGGTTATATTGAAAAAAAGTCACCGATTCATCGTTTGACGGGAACGACGAAACTAATCGGATTCTTGTTATTTACGACAGCGACGATGTTCACCTATGATACACGTGTCTTACTTGTGATGGGGTTAGTCAGTATCGTATTATTCCGCTTGTCGCGTATCCAGTTTCGGGAAGTCCGGTTCGTCTTGATCTTTACAGCGCTATTCGTCCTGATTAATGCACTCGCCGTTTATCTGTTCGAACCAGAGCAAGGCGTAGCGATCTACGGATCGCGTCACGTCTTACTTGAAGGAATCGGACGATTTACGGTGACCGCAGAACAATTATTTTATCTGTTCAATTTAATCTTAAAATACAGTGTGATTGTTCCGATTGCTGTGTTGTTTCTCGTGACGACCCATCCGACGGAGTTCGCTTCTTCGTTGAATCGGATTGGTGTTTCGTATAAGATTGCCTTTGCGGTCTCCTTAGCGCTCCGTTACATTCCGGACGTTCAAACGGATTTTCGGACAATCGCGAATGCTCAGGAAGCACGGGGGATTGCCGTCTCACACGGTTCCGTTTGGCAACGGGCACGTAATAGCATCCAGATTTTACTTCCGTTGCTATTTACGAGTTTGGAGCGGATTGAGACCGTCAGTAATGCGATGGATCTCCGTGGATTCGGTGCCGGACGAAAGCGGACGTGGTACAACCAACAGACGATGACACGAATCGATTATGTCGCGATCGGCTGTGTGCTACTTTTGACGGTTTTGTCATTCGTCGTTACTTTCTATGATGGTAATCGCTTTTATAATCCGTTTTAA